One Myxococcales bacterium DNA segment encodes these proteins:
- a CDS encoding chemotaxis protein CheW → MTTTDDEILREFLVESYENLDRLDRDFVALESTPDDIERISAIFRTIHTIKGTSGFLGFQRLEALTHVGESLLAKLRDRQLSLTPDLTTALLSMVDGVRAILASVERTGEEGTEDYTAVRAQLVQMSSPRAPSAPPVEAKAPVAPAAPSPTAAAPQPAIVDEAVAAPVAAAAPATPAPAPAKPAEVDDPHASSAAVDASIRVDVGLLDKLMNLVGELVLARNQILQFSTSTSSRDTALIATSQRINLITTELQEGVMKTRMQPIGNVWAKFPRVVRDLSMMCKKQVRIAMDGKETELDRTIIEAIKDPLTHVVRNAVDHGIESPEVRVKAGKDPMGTLHLRAYHAGGQVNIEISDDGAGLDPDKIRRKAIERGLVAPEQAQRMTDREVAKLVFLPGFSTAEKVTNVSGRGVGMDVVKTNIEKIGGAVDLESRPGKGTTLKIKIPLTLAIIPALLVQSRTDRFAIPQASLLELVRIDAEQNKAAGGPTAGPESARIEYVHGTPVYRLRGSLLPLVFLSHALGDESAPRVSDDGSVNIVVVQADGRQFGLVVDGISDTEEIVVKPLGKELKGLNVFAGATIMGDGRVALILDVVGLAQRVSLGSSGRERTLGEAARTEGRSDDRQTLLLFRTGTEGNRAVPLSMVARLEEFQRDRVERAGKRAVVQYRGEIMPLIDLGELLDGAGFARAKKGEEPLQVIVTSHAGRRVGLVVDRIVDIVDEHVTLQDGGRQNGVLGAAVVQGKVTELLDITGVIRAVEPQMLEKAS, encoded by the coding sequence ATGACGACGACGGACGACGAGATCCTTCGCGAGTTCTTGGTCGAGAGTTATGAAAACCTCGACCGACTCGACCGCGACTTTGTGGCTCTCGAGAGCACGCCTGACGACATCGAGCGCATCTCGGCGATCTTCCGCACGATCCACACGATCAAGGGGACGAGCGGCTTTCTCGGCTTTCAACGCCTCGAGGCGCTGACTCACGTCGGCGAGAGCCTGCTCGCGAAGCTGCGAGATCGGCAGCTCTCGCTGACACCGGATCTCACCACCGCGCTCCTCTCGATGGTCGACGGCGTACGCGCCATCCTCGCGAGCGTCGAGCGCACGGGCGAGGAAGGGACGGAGGACTACACAGCGGTGCGAGCGCAGCTCGTGCAGATGTCGTCGCCGCGGGCGCCGAGCGCTCCGCCCGTCGAGGCGAAGGCGCCGGTCGCGCCCGCCGCGCCGAGTCCCACGGCTGCCGCGCCGCAACCTGCCATCGTCGATGAGGCCGTCGCGGCCCCCGTCGCCGCCGCTGCGCCGGCCACGCCCGCGCCCGCGCCCGCAAAGCCCGCCGAGGTCGACGACCCGCACGCGAGCAGCGCCGCCGTGGACGCCAGCATTCGCGTCGACGTCGGTCTCCTCGACAAGCTGATGAACCTGGTGGGCGAGCTGGTCCTCGCGCGCAATCAGATCCTTCAGTTCTCGACGTCGACCTCGAGCCGCGACACGGCGCTCATCGCCACCTCGCAGCGCATCAACCTCATCACCACGGAGCTGCAAGAAGGCGTCATGAAGACGCGCATGCAGCCCATCGGCAACGTGTGGGCGAAGTTCCCCCGCGTCGTCCGTGACCTCTCGATGATGTGCAAAAAGCAGGTCCGCATCGCGATGGACGGCAAGGAGACCGAGCTCGACCGCACCATCATCGAGGCCATCAAAGACCCGCTCACGCACGTCGTTCGCAACGCCGTCGACCACGGCATCGAGTCGCCGGAGGTTCGCGTCAAGGCCGGCAAGGACCCCATGGGAACGCTGCACCTCCGCGCGTACCACGCGGGCGGACAGGTCAACATTGAGATCTCCGACGACGGAGCGGGCCTGGACCCCGACAAGATTCGTCGCAAAGCCATCGAGCGCGGCCTCGTCGCGCCGGAGCAGGCGCAACGGATGACCGACCGCGAGGTGGCGAAGCTGGTCTTTCTGCCGGGGTTCTCCACCGCCGAGAAGGTCACGAACGTCTCCGGTCGCGGCGTCGGCATGGACGTCGTCAAGACCAACATCGAAAAGATCGGTGGGGCTGTGGACCTCGAGAGCCGGCCCGGCAAGGGCACGACGCTCAAGATCAAGATCCCGCTGACGCTGGCCATTATCCCAGCGCTCCTCGTCCAGAGCCGGACCGACCGTTTCGCGATCCCCCAAGCGAGCTTGCTCGAGCTGGTTCGCATCGACGCGGAGCAGAACAAGGCCGCCGGCGGTCCCACCGCCGGGCCCGAGTCGGCGCGCATCGAGTACGTGCACGGCACGCCCGTCTACCGCCTCCGCGGGAGCCTCCTGCCGCTCGTCTTCTTGTCGCACGCCCTCGGCGACGAGAGCGCCCCTCGCGTGAGCGATGACGGCTCGGTGAACATCGTCGTGGTCCAGGCCGACGGCCGTCAGTTCGGGTTGGTCGTCGACGGCATCAGCGACACGGAGGAGATCGTCGTCAAGCCGCTCGGCAAGGAGCTCAAAGGGCTCAACGTCTTCGCCGGCGCAACGATCATGGGCGACGGCCGGGTGGCGCTCATCCTCGATGTCGTCGGGCTCGCGCAGCGCGTCAGCCTCGGCTCGAGCGGCCGCGAGCGCACGTTGGGCGAGGCCGCGCGAACCGAGGGGCGCAGCGACGACCGCCAGACGCTCCTCTTGTTCCGCACCGGGACCGAGGGCAACCGCGCCGTGCCGTTGTCGATGGTGGCGCGCCTCGAAGAGTTCCAGCGCGACCGCGTCGAGCGAGCCGGCAAGCGGGCCGTAGTGCAATATCGCGGGGAAATCATGCCGCTCATCGACTTGGGCGAGCTCTTGGACGGAGCCGGCTTTGCGCGCGCCAAGAAGGGCGAGGAGCCGCTGCAGGTCATCGTCACCAGTCATGCGGGGCGCCGCGTAGGCCTCGTGGTCGACCGCATCGTCGACATCGTCGATGAGCACGTGACGCTGCAAGACGGCGGACGACAGAACGGGGTCCTCGGCGCCGCGGTGGTGCAGGGCAAGGTCACCGAGCTCTTGGACATCACCGGGGTCATCCGCGCCGTCGAGCCGCAGATGCTCGAGAAGGCGAGCTAG
- a CDS encoding protein-glutamate O-methyltransferase CheR — MTVSQPDIAFLRELVYKRSAIVIEPDKDYLVEARLGPVARDQGYGSIGDLVTKLRGGAHASPELTTRVVEAMTTNETTFFRDTGPFEALEKRILPELIKARAATKTLTIWSAACSTGQEPYSVAMLLDEAFPQLKDWRIRILATDLSTAVLDRAREGKYRQLEVNRGLPARLLVKYMERVGTDWRLKSELRQRVEFRQMNLVEPWSHTGRFDVIFLRNVLIYFDVETKKGILGRMRQTLAPDGFLFLGGAETTLHLDPSYEREQYERATFYRPTAGAKG, encoded by the coding sequence ATGACCGTCTCTCAACCCGACATCGCCTTTCTGCGGGAGCTCGTCTACAAGCGCTCCGCCATCGTCATCGAGCCCGACAAGGACTACCTCGTCGAGGCGCGGCTAGGCCCGGTCGCCCGCGATCAGGGGTACGGCTCCATCGGTGATCTCGTAACCAAGCTGCGCGGTGGCGCGCACGCGAGCCCCGAGCTGACGACGCGCGTCGTCGAAGCGATGACCACGAACGAGACGACGTTCTTCCGCGACACCGGACCCTTCGAGGCTCTGGAGAAGCGAATCCTTCCAGAGCTCATCAAGGCGCGGGCCGCCACCAAGACGCTCACCATCTGGTCCGCCGCCTGCTCGACGGGCCAGGAGCCCTACAGCGTCGCGATGCTCCTCGACGAAGCGTTCCCGCAGCTCAAGGACTGGCGCATCCGCATCCTCGCCACGGACCTGTCGACGGCCGTCCTCGACCGTGCCCGCGAGGGCAAGTACCGCCAACTCGAGGTGAACCGCGGCCTGCCGGCTCGATTGCTCGTGAAGTACATGGAACGCGTCGGGACCGACTGGCGGCTGAAGTCCGAGCTCCGGCAGCGCGTCGAATTTCGGCAGATGAACCTCGTCGAGCCCTGGTCCCACACGGGTCGCTTCGACGTCATCTTTCTTCGGAACGTCCTCATCTACTTCGACGTGGAGACGAAGAAGGGAATCTTGGGGCGCATGCGCCAGACGCTCGCGCCGGACGGGTTTCTCTTCCTTGGCGGCGCCGAGACGACGCTGCACCTGGACCCGTCCTACGAGCGTGAACAATACGAACGCGCCACGTTCTATCGGCCGACCGCCGGAGCGAAGGGTTGA
- a CDS encoding response regulator, protein MNDLALLLVDDDALLLSALVRALRGRVTVRTATSGEKALELLRAGPNDYFAVVSDIHMPGMDGPTFLAAAARVAPRTRAILMSGRLETEALLRAINGPGVFRCLPKPIETRMLVATLEEAWASFRAKPA, encoded by the coding sequence ATGAACGACCTCGCGCTCTTGCTGGTAGACGACGACGCTCTCTTGCTCAGCGCCTTGGTGCGCGCCCTTCGCGGGCGCGTCACAGTGCGAACCGCGACCTCCGGAGAGAAGGCGCTGGAGCTGCTCCGCGCCGGCCCGAACGACTACTTCGCCGTCGTCAGCGACATCCACATGCCCGGCATGGACGGACCGACGTTCCTCGCGGCGGCGGCCCGCGTCGCGCCTCGAACGCGGGCGATTCTCATGTCGGGACGACTCGAGACGGAGGCGCTCCTTAGGGCCATCAACGGCCCCGGCGTCTTCCGCTGCCTCCCGAAGCCCATCGAAACCAGGATGCTCGTCGCCACGTTGGAGGAAGCCTGGGCCTCGTTTCGGGCCAAGCCGGCATGA
- a CDS encoding chemotaxis response regulator protein-glutamate methylesterase yields MSRVRVLIVDDSVVVRRMLTDILGSEPWIEVVGTAANGNIGLQKLTQVNPDLVTLDVEMPERDGLSTLTEIRKTHPKLPVIMFSTLTERAATTTLEALSRGATDYATKPQGTTGIVAASADVKAQLLPKIRALFPKAGASTTSLLPQGLSKPPAATPRAAEPRRERQKPAVLAIGCSTGGPNALATIFGALPTLPVPIVLTQHMPPLFTRMLADRLSAHSAIRVIEAAGGETLEAGCAYIAPGDHHMVLARKGAAIVTALNQGPPENSCRPAVDPMFRSVVAAYDGAVLGVVLTGMGQDGLHGCHAIREAGGQIIVQDEATSVVWGMPGFVARAGIADGVLPLEAIAAEIVRRVGTGAAQRALAGAVSHQRLGAP; encoded by the coding sequence ATGAGCCGCGTTCGCGTGCTCATCGTCGACGACTCGGTCGTCGTGCGGAGGATGTTGACCGACATCCTCGGGAGCGAACCTTGGATTGAAGTCGTTGGCACGGCGGCCAACGGCAACATCGGCCTGCAGAAGCTGACGCAGGTGAACCCGGATCTCGTCACGCTCGACGTCGAGATGCCAGAGCGCGACGGCCTCTCGACGCTGACGGAGATCCGGAAGACGCACCCAAAGCTCCCGGTGATCATGTTCAGCACGCTGACGGAGCGAGCGGCGACGACCACCCTCGAAGCGCTGAGTCGCGGCGCGACCGACTATGCGACGAAGCCGCAGGGCACGACCGGCATCGTCGCGGCCTCCGCCGACGTGAAGGCGCAGCTGCTACCGAAGATTCGCGCGCTCTTCCCGAAGGCGGGGGCGTCGACGACGAGCCTCTTGCCGCAGGGATTGTCGAAGCCGCCCGCGGCGACGCCCCGCGCGGCCGAGCCGCGCCGCGAGCGTCAGAAGCCAGCCGTCTTGGCCATCGGCTGCTCGACGGGCGGGCCCAACGCGTTGGCGACCATCTTTGGTGCGCTGCCGACGCTTCCGGTGCCCATCGTCCTCACCCAGCACATGCCGCCGCTCTTCACGCGGATGCTGGCCGATCGACTCTCGGCTCACTCGGCCATTCGCGTCATCGAAGCCGCTGGCGGAGAGACGCTCGAGGCGGGGTGCGCCTACATCGCGCCGGGGGACCATCACATGGTGCTCGCGCGGAAGGGCGCGGCCATCGTGACGGCGCTCAACCAAGGCCCGCCCGAGAACTCGTGCCGGCCGGCCGTTGACCCGATGTTTCGGTCTGTGGTGGCGGCCTACGACGGCGCGGTCCTCGGCGTGGTCCTCACGGGGATGGGCCAGGACGGCCTGCACGGCTGCCACGCCATTCGCGAGGCCGGGGGGCAGATCATCGTGCAAGACGAGGCCACGTCGGTGGTCTGGGGGATGCCTGGGTTCGTGGCTCGCGCGGGCATCGCCGACGGCGTGCTCCCGCTCGAGGCCATCGCTGCGGAAATTGTTCGTCGCGTGGGCACTGGCGCAGCGCAGCGGGCGCTCGCCGGTGCTGTCTCTCACCAACGGCTAGGTGCTCCATGA
- a CDS encoding NAD(P)/FAD-dependent oxidoreductase, whose product MTQASAGLPEKQEYDAVVLGSGPSELTCALLLARRGRSVLVVERGRALGGPAALREFAPGFRAALAPAEAGHVSRRLVTSLGLGEHGFSPEARHWPLVGVGEGSPPLVLSGDLAASQGSIAAVSKRDAEQWVSFATQMERLAAFMEALATRDAVVLTNGQDGLGARDLLSLAGHGLRLRSLGKADMIEMLRVLPMAVADVLEDRFESERLKAMLAVTALANLFQGPRSGGTGATLLHHHMGQARGAFGNRRFPTGERDHLVAALLAACKKAGVESVLGRKPKVAVESGRAVAVDLGGHSVKARAVISGADPKRAFLEDLDPWHLAPEFVRAVTHVKLRGVRAVLLLGLDDESALATLAPECRKGTMVSAASINEVERAYDHAKHGDFSKAPVLEVTVPSLHDASLAASGKHVMHVAAQFAPFSLRAREGGWTDETKGELKIAILRRLEAMFPGLGAGITASRLYTPPDLEAELGLTEGHLYGGEMTLDQLFFMRPVAGAAHHETPIAGYYLTGDATHPGGGVPCRAGQLAADRVP is encoded by the coding sequence ATGACGCAGGCATCCGCTGGCCTTCCGGAGAAACAAGAGTACGACGCGGTGGTCCTCGGCTCGGGGCCCAGCGAGCTTACCTGCGCGCTCCTCTTGGCGCGGCGCGGGCGCTCGGTGCTCGTCGTGGAGCGAGGTCGCGCGCTAGGCGGACCGGCGGCCCTTCGCGAGTTCGCGCCGGGTTTTCGAGCCGCGCTCGCGCCGGCGGAGGCGGGGCACGTCTCGCGTCGCCTCGTCACGAGCCTCGGGCTCGGGGAGCACGGGTTTTCTCCGGAAGCGCGCCATTGGCCGCTCGTTGGTGTGGGCGAGGGCTCGCCGCCGCTCGTGCTGTCGGGGGACCTCGCGGCGTCGCAGGGCAGCATCGCCGCGGTCTCCAAGCGAGACGCCGAGCAATGGGTCTCGTTCGCCACGCAGATGGAGCGCCTGGCCGCTTTCATGGAGGCGCTGGCCACGCGAGACGCCGTCGTCCTGACCAACGGCCAGGATGGCCTGGGCGCGCGTGACCTGCTCTCGCTCGCGGGGCACGGCCTGCGCCTCCGCAGCCTCGGCAAGGCCGACATGATCGAGATGCTCCGCGTCTTGCCCATGGCCGTCGCCGACGTGCTCGAAGATCGCTTCGAGTCGGAGCGCCTGAAGGCCATGTTGGCGGTGACGGCGCTCGCCAACCTGTTTCAGGGGCCTCGCTCCGGTGGAACCGGGGCCACGCTGCTCCACCACCACATGGGGCAGGCGAGGGGGGCCTTCGGAAATCGTCGCTTCCCCACGGGTGAGCGTGACCACCTCGTGGCGGCGCTCCTCGCCGCCTGCAAGAAGGCGGGCGTGGAGTCGGTCCTCGGGCGAAAGCCTAAGGTCGCGGTCGAGAGCGGTCGCGCCGTCGCCGTCGACCTTGGCGGGCATTCGGTGAAGGCGCGCGCCGTCATCTCGGGCGCCGATCCGAAGCGCGCGTTCCTCGAGGACCTGGACCCGTGGCACCTGGCGCCGGAGTTCGTGCGCGCCGTCACCCACGTGAAGCTTCGAGGCGTTCGCGCCGTCTTGCTCTTGGGGCTTGACGACGAGAGCGCCCTCGCGACGCTCGCACCGGAGTGCCGCAAGGGAACGATGGTCTCGGCCGCTTCGATCAACGAAGTGGAGCGCGCCTACGATCACGCCAAACACGGCGACTTCTCCAAGGCGCCTGTCCTCGAGGTCACGGTGCCCTCGTTGCACGACGCGTCGCTCGCTGCGAGCGGCAAACACGTGATGCATGTGGCGGCGCAATTCGCGCCGTTTTCTCTTCGTGCGCGTGAGGGGGGCTGGACCGATGAGACGAAGGGCGAGCTGAAGATCGCCATCTTGCGCCGGCTCGAAGCGATGTTTCCCGGCCTTGGCGCCGGCATCACGGCGTCGCGCCTCTACACGCCACCGGATCTCGAAGCCGAGCTGGGGCTCACCGAGGGGCACCTCTACGGTGGCGAGATGACCCTCGACCAGCTCTTCTTCATGCGACCCGTCGCGGGCGCCGCGCACCACGAGACGCCCATCGCCGGTTATTACCTTACGGGTGACGCGACACATCCGGGGGGCGGCGTGCCTTGTCGCGCCGGCCAGCTCGCGGCCGACCGCGTGCCGTGA
- a CDS encoding sigma-54-dependent Fis family transcriptional regulator, with translation MTPSSLSAFPPKKPQEATPPRVLIVDDDALIVSAVSRVLTRAGFVVESAPGGEAALAKVEQFQPDVAMVDVHMPGMDGFEVARRLDDLRPAVPVVLMTGDDALTAPAPRSEKGVFEFVRKPIDSLEALARVLKNAAKQHRLDERAGDLEKQLFAQARFGELVGNSPPMQQVYHFIENVAATDSTVLITGESGTGKELVARAIHARSKRGGRPLICVNCAAIPAELVESELFGHSKGAFTGAATERAGLFKSADGGTLFLDEVGDLPIGVQAHLLRALQQGEIKSVGADAVTKVDVRVIAATNVDLPKKIDDGRFRSDLFYRLNVLAVQLPPLRERGDDILLLADRFLERLASRVGIPAKKLALEPQKRFVATVGRATSASSRTPSRGRSSWPAAAWSKRATCRWPRPRCRSPSSSCSARSRRWASTSCRSRRRSARGSSASRRGTCRRRWSAPLATSPRPRARRASIAPTSAVSCASSERKTTSDSTRHAPVSEHLARAERPSVGRSEDDYWVS, from the coding sequence GTGACTCCTTCGTCGCTCTCCGCCTTCCCTCCTAAGAAGCCCCAAGAGGCCACGCCGCCGCGCGTGCTCATCGTCGACGACGATGCGCTCATCGTGTCGGCCGTGTCGCGCGTCCTTACGCGCGCCGGCTTCGTGGTCGAGTCGGCGCCCGGTGGCGAGGCGGCGCTCGCGAAGGTCGAGCAGTTTCAGCCGGACGTCGCCATGGTGGACGTGCACATGCCCGGCATGGACGGCTTCGAGGTCGCGCGGCGCCTCGACGATCTCCGGCCCGCCGTTCCCGTGGTCCTCATGACCGGCGACGACGCGCTCACCGCACCAGCTCCCCGCAGCGAGAAGGGCGTCTTCGAGTTTGTCCGCAAGCCCATTGATTCGCTCGAAGCGCTCGCGCGCGTCCTCAAGAACGCAGCGAAACAGCACCGCCTCGACGAGCGGGCCGGCGACCTCGAGAAGCAGCTCTTTGCGCAGGCACGGTTCGGCGAGCTCGTGGGCAATTCGCCGCCGATGCAGCAGGTCTACCACTTCATCGAGAACGTGGCGGCCACCGACTCGACGGTCCTCATCACCGGCGAGAGCGGCACCGGCAAGGAGCTCGTCGCCCGCGCCATCCACGCGCGCTCGAAGCGAGGCGGGCGGCCACTCATCTGCGTCAACTGCGCGGCGATCCCCGCCGAGCTCGTCGAGAGCGAACTCTTCGGACACTCGAAAGGCGCCTTCACCGGCGCCGCCACCGAGCGCGCCGGGCTCTTCAAGTCCGCCGACGGAGGCACGCTCTTCCTCGACGAGGTGGGCGATCTACCCATCGGGGTCCAAGCTCACCTCTTGCGCGCACTTCAGCAAGGCGAGATCAAGAGCGTCGGCGCCGACGCCGTCACCAAGGTCGACGTGCGCGTCATCGCCGCCACCAACGTCGACCTCCCGAAGAAGATCGACGACGGGCGCTTCCGCAGCGATCTCTTCTACCGGCTCAACGTGCTCGCCGTTCAGCTCCCGCCGCTTCGCGAGCGGGGTGACGACATTCTGCTCTTGGCCGACCGCTTCCTCGAACGCCTCGCGTCACGCGTCGGCATCCCTGCGAAGAAGCTCGCCCTGGAGCCGCAGAAGCGCTTCGTCGCCACGGTTGGCCGGGCAACGTCCGCGAGCTCGAGAACGCCCTCGAGAGGGCGCTCGTCATGGCCCGCGGCCGCATGGTCGAAGAGGGCGACCTGCCGATGGCCTCGCCCAAGGTGTCGATCCCCCAGCAGCTCATGCAGCGCTCGTTCACGCCGCTGGGCCTCTACGAGCTGCCGTTCTCGGAGGCGAAGCGCGCGTGGCTCGAGCGCTTCGAGACGCGGTACGTGCAGAAGGCGCTGGAGCGCTCCGCTGGCAACCTCGCCGAGGCCGCGCGCCAGGCGGGCCTCGATCGCTCCAACTTCCGCCGTATCGTGCGCAAGCTCCGAGAGAAAGACGACGAGTGATTCGACCCGGCACGCGCCGGTGAGCGAACACCTGGCGCGCGCCGAGCGGCCCTCCGTCGGCCGTTCCGAGGACGACTACTGGGTCTCGTAG
- a CDS encoding chemotaxis protein CheW, with translation MDGDKEKERTVDARQLCTFFLDGLCFGVDVTRVQEVIRYQDMTRVPLATAVVRGLINLRGQIVTAVDMRIRLGIAPAKSGELPMNVVVRTDDGAVSLLVDDIGDVVEVDESAFEGPPETMPARARELVRGVYKLNDRLLLLLDTERAVDLQGAA, from the coding sequence ATGGACGGGGACAAGGAAAAGGAGCGCACCGTGGACGCGAGACAGCTTTGCACCTTCTTTCTCGATGGCCTCTGCTTCGGCGTGGATGTCACGCGTGTGCAAGAGGTCATCCGCTACCAAGACATGACGCGCGTGCCGCTCGCGACCGCCGTTGTGCGCGGTCTCATCAACCTGCGCGGACAGATCGTGACCGCCGTCGACATGCGAATTCGGCTGGGCATCGCGCCGGCCAAGAGCGGCGAGCTCCCGATGAACGTCGTGGTCCGCACCGACGACGGCGCCGTCAGTCTCCTCGTGGACGACATCGGCGATGTCGTCGAGGTCGACGAGTCCGCCTTCGAGGGGCCGCCGGAGACCATGCCGGCGCGGGCTCGCGAGCTCGTGCGCGGCGTCTACAAGCTGAACGACCGACTTCTCTTGCTCTTGGATACGGAGCGCGCCGTGGACCTTCAGGGCGCCGCCTGA
- a CDS encoding chemotaxis protein: MTNPAEVKAQSLFERLGGKDAIRAVVDKFYDRIMADPEVSHFFEDVDMTTMKAHQYMFMSQSFGGPAKYRGASLKDAHKHLKIEAKHFDRVATHLDGAMEDAGVHEALRAEVVGAVAGLKGEVVQAPARLSILPGGGGDQKQLDELKKRVSELTTNRAMLENAPVNVMFADRQNKIRYINPRSVRTLRTLEKYLPVAADDMLGQSIDIFHKNPSHQRKLLGDPNNLPHRASISVGPERLDLLVSPIYDDAGTYTGAMVTWEIITEKERAERDLARTKSMMEQAPINVLFADTDYVIQYVNPASVRTLKTIEHLLPVKVDQIVGQSIDIFHKRPEHQRRILGDPKRNLPHQANIQLGAETLSLLVSPIYDHKGDTSGTMVTWEVITERLATERKVQEAQERERAQAEELRTKVDAMLEVVRAAEQGDLTREVSVRGADAIGQMGEALGRFLSSMRANMTTITQNSHGLGASAEELTAVAQEMSANADETSAQANVVSAAAEQVNKNVQTVATGAEEMSASIREIAKNANQAASVATSAVRVAEATNTTVAKLGESSAEIGKVIKVITSIAQQTNLLALNATIEAARAGEAGKGFAVVANEVKELAKETARATEDIGRKIEAIQGDTKSAVDAIGQIGSIINQIADIQNTIACAVEEQTATTNEISRNVVEAAKGSSEIAQNITGVASAAQGTSQGAGETQKAATELSRMASDLQRHVAQFKV; the protein is encoded by the coding sequence ATGACGAATCCGGCAGAAGTGAAAGCACAATCGCTCTTCGAACGACTCGGCGGCAAAGACGCCATCCGCGCCGTTGTCGACAAGTTCTACGACCGGATCATGGCCGACCCCGAGGTGTCGCACTTCTTCGAGGACGTCGACATGACGACCATGAAGGCGCACCAGTACATGTTTATGTCGCAGTCGTTCGGCGGACCCGCGAAGTACCGCGGGGCGTCGCTCAAAGACGCCCACAAGCACCTGAAGATTGAGGCCAAACACTTCGATCGCGTGGCGACCCATCTCGACGGCGCGATGGAGGACGCGGGCGTCCACGAGGCGCTTCGAGCCGAGGTCGTCGGCGCCGTTGCGGGCCTCAAGGGCGAGGTCGTCCAGGCGCCCGCTCGACTCAGCATCCTGCCCGGCGGCGGTGGCGACCAGAAGCAGCTCGACGAGCTCAAGAAGCGCGTCTCGGAGCTGACCACGAACCGGGCGATGCTCGAGAACGCGCCCGTCAACGTCATGTTCGCGGACCGGCAGAACAAGATTCGATACATCAACCCGCGCTCCGTCAGAACGCTCCGAACCCTGGAGAAGTACCTGCCCGTCGCCGCCGACGACATGCTTGGCCAGTCCATCGACATCTTCCACAAGAACCCGTCGCATCAGCGAAAGCTCCTCGGCGACCCGAACAACTTGCCCCATCGCGCGTCGATCTCGGTAGGGCCCGAGCGCCTCGATCTGCTCGTGAGCCCCATCTACGACGACGCTGGGACCTACACCGGCGCGATGGTGACCTGGGAGATCATCACGGAGAAGGAGCGCGCGGAGCGGGACCTCGCGCGGACCAAGTCGATGATGGAGCAGGCGCCCATCAACGTGCTCTTCGCCGACACCGACTACGTCATCCAATACGTCAACCCGGCGTCGGTGCGGACGCTCAAGACCATCGAGCATCTCTTGCCCGTCAAGGTCGACCAGATCGTCGGCCAGAGCATCGACATCTTCCACAAGCGTCCCGAGCACCAGCGACGCATTCTTGGCGATCCGAAGCGCAACCTGCCGCATCAGGCGAACATCCAGCTCGGCGCCGAGACGCTCTCCTTGCTCGTGAGCCCCATTTACGACCACAAGGGCGACACCAGCGGCACCATGGTGACCTGGGAGGTCATCACCGAGCGGCTCGCGACGGAGCGCAAGGTGCAGGAAGCGCAGGAGCGTGAGCGCGCGCAGGCGGAAGAGCTCCGCACCAAGGTCGACGCCATGCTCGAGGTCGTCCGCGCAGCCGAACAGGGCGATCTCACGCGCGAGGTTTCGGTGCGCGGCGCCGACGCCATCGGCCAGATGGGCGAGGCGCTCGGTCGCTTCCTCAGCAGCATGCGCGCCAACATGACCACCATCACGCAGAATTCGCACGGCCTCGGGGCTTCTGCCGAAGAGCTGACGGCGGTGGCGCAAGAGATGAGCGCAAACGCCGACGAGACGAGCGCGCAAGCGAACGTCGTCTCGGCGGCCGCCGAGCAAGTGAACAAGAACGTGCAAACGGTCGCCACCGGCGCCGAGGAGATGAGCGCGAGCATCCGCGAGATCGCCAAGAACGCGAATCAAGCGGCCAGCGTCGCGACCTCTGCCGTGCGGGTCGCCGAGGCGACCAACACGACCGTCGCCAAGCTCGGCGAGAGCTCGGCGGAGATCGGCAAAGTCATCAAGGTGATTACGTCAATCGCGCAGCAGACCAACCTCTTGGCCCTAAACGCCACCATCGAGGCGGCGCGCGCCGGCGAAGCCGGCAAGGGCTTCGCGGTCGTCGCCAACGAGGTGAAGGAGCTCGCCAAGGAGACAGCGCGCGCCACGGAAGACATCGGTCGGAAGATCGAAGCCATCCAGGGCGACACCAAGAGCGCCGTCGACGCCATCGGGCAAATCGGCTCCATCATCAACCAGATCGCAGACATCCAGAACACCATCGCCTGCGCCGTCGAGGAGCAGACCGCCACGACCAACGAGATCAGTCGCAACGTCGTCGAGGCCGCGAAGGGGAGCTCGGAGATCGCCCAGAACATCACCGGCGTGGCGAGCGCTGCGCAAGGCACGTCGCAGGGTGCCGGTGAGACGCAGAAGGCGGCCACCGAGCTGTCACGGATGGCCAGCGACCTGCAACGGCACGTGGCGCAGTTCAAGGTTTGA
- a CDS encoding response regulator: MKVLIVDDSKATRMILKKILSQVGIDDIVEAGHGVEALERLETNGDAALALLDWNMPVMDGYQLLQEIRSRRALDGMRVMMVTTETEISQVERALAAGANEYVMKPFSHDTIKEKLTMMGLGTG; the protein is encoded by the coding sequence ATGAAAGTTCTCATTGTGGACGACTCGAAGGCGACTCGAATGATTCTGAAGAAGATTCTCTCGCAGGTGGGTATCGACGACATCGTTGAGGCGGGGCACGGTGTCGAGGCGCTCGAACGGCTTGAGACCAACGGCGACGCGGCGCTCGCGCTGCTCGACTGGAACATGCCCGTCATGGACGGCTACCAGCTGCTGCAGGAGATTCGCTCGCGCCGCGCCCTCGACGGTATGCGCGTGATGATGGTCACCACGGAGACGGAGATTTCGCAGGTGGAGAGGGCGCTTGCCGCCGGCGCCAACGAGTACGTGATGAAGCCTTTCTCCCACGACACCATCAAGGAGAAGCTCACGATGATGGGGCTCGGAACCGGATGA